One window of the Candidatus Rokuibacteriota bacterium genome contains the following:
- a CDS encoding ABC transporter ATP-binding protein gives MIEIAGLFMRLSSGGRPLEVLSDISLEVPARQFVAIAGPSGSGKSTLLGLIAGLDRPSAGRITVGGVEVTRLDQDALARFRRDTIGYIFQSFHLIPTLTALENVAVPLELGGDRDALDRARALLAEVGLAERAHHYPVQLSGGEQQRVAVARAIARRPPLLLADEPTGNLDSATGKQIIDLLLALNRTLGSTLVLVTHDSALAAHADRLVLLRDGRIVGDEPMNGAIA, from the coding sequence ATGATCGAGATCGCGGGCCTCTTCATGCGGCTGTCGAGCGGCGGCAGGCCGCTGGAGGTGCTGAGCGATATCTCTCTCGAGGTGCCGGCCCGCCAGTTCGTGGCCATCGCGGGGCCTTCGGGCAGCGGGAAGTCCACCCTCCTCGGCCTCATCGCCGGGCTCGACCGGCCGAGCGCCGGCCGCATCACGGTCGGCGGTGTGGAGGTCACGCGGCTCGACCAGGACGCGCTGGCCCGCTTCAGGCGCGACACCATCGGTTACATCTTCCAGTCCTTCCATCTGATCCCGACACTCACGGCGCTGGAGAACGTGGCGGTGCCGCTCGAGCTGGGCGGCGACCGCGACGCGCTCGACCGGGCGCGCGCCCTCCTCGCCGAGGTGGGGCTCGCGGAGCGCGCCCACCATTACCCCGTGCAGCTCTCCGGCGGCGAGCAGCAACGCGTGGCCGTGGCGCGCGCCATCGCACGCCGGCCGCCGTTGCTCCTGGCCGACGAGCCCACGGGCAACCTCGACTCCGCCACGGGCAAGCAGATCATCGACCTCCTGCTGGCGCTGAACCGGACCCTGGGGAGCACGCTGGTGCTGGTGACCCACGACTCGGCGCTGGCCGCGCATGCCGACAGGCTGGTGCTGCTCCGCGACGGACGCATCGTGGGCGACGAGCCGATGAACGGGGCCATCGCGTGA
- a CDS encoding ABC transporter permease, which translates to MIGMAARELRGAWRHWGYALACVTLGVGAVVAVGSFADALERTVGRSARALMGADVEIRSTRPLSGEADRALDALAPEGIERLHVAELAAMARAGDASALVELKAVPAGYPFYGRLTTDPDRPLPALIGGRRALVQDALLARLGLAPGDRVWIGEAEFTIAGRITGEPDRSAGVFSLGPRVLIADGDLPATGLIQPGSRVRHRTLLRLPAGEEADGLRERVAQLLPDPGLRITTFRQAQPGLRRFWDQLTLYLGLTGLVALLVGGIGVGSSVSAFIRERLRTIAILKCLGAGWRQVLAIYLAQTVTLGLAGGMLGAAMGTALQPLLIPFLSTLLPFEVEPVFSPGAILRGIALGLGVTLLCSLWPLLEIRRVPPALILRREIEGALPGRRPWGAALPIAAGLAALALWQAGSWKVGGLFVGGVAAGLGLLLLAGRVAIVVSRRLPRRGPLVWRQGVAALHRPGGHTPAVLVTLGLAVMLIVSVVLLERSLRSEIAGRSPERAPAFFFVDVQPDQAERFARLVAETSGEAPPELIPVVRSRLAAIKGVPVAPEAGRREEQWYLTREYVLTWAAAAPGRDTVVTGRWWTPEEAAREPLCSVEEEIARTLGVALGDTLAFDIQGVTVSARVASLRKVDWRSLGANFFVIFSQGALDGAPSIYLATARVRPEREAAVQSAVVTAFPNVTAIPVREVLERVAAILEQITLAIRLVAAFTVVAGLVVLAGALAMTRHQRLYESVIFKAVGATRGLLARAFAVEYALLGGAAGLAGTGLASVLAWVVERFFLEVPWRWQPATLLLGVAGPAVLALAVGFLASFRLLGHPPLGVLRQE; encoded by the coding sequence GTGATCGGGATGGCCGCGCGCGAGCTGCGCGGAGCCTGGCGGCACTGGGGCTATGCGCTGGCCTGTGTCACGCTGGGAGTGGGCGCGGTGGTCGCCGTGGGGAGCTTCGCCGATGCGCTGGAGCGGACGGTCGGCCGCTCGGCCCGGGCGCTCATGGGCGCCGATGTGGAGATCCGCTCGACGCGGCCCCTGTCCGGCGAGGCGGACCGCGCGCTCGACGCCCTGGCGCCCGAGGGGATCGAGCGCCTGCACGTGGCGGAGCTGGCGGCCATGGCGCGCGCCGGAGACGCGAGCGCGCTCGTCGAGCTCAAGGCAGTCCCGGCGGGCTACCCGTTCTATGGCCGGCTCACGACGGACCCGGACCGCCCGCTCCCGGCGCTGATCGGCGGCAGGCGTGCCCTCGTCCAGGACGCGTTGCTGGCGCGGCTGGGCCTTGCTCCGGGCGATCGCGTGTGGATCGGCGAGGCGGAGTTCACCATCGCCGGACGCATCACCGGAGAGCCTGACCGCTCGGCAGGCGTCTTCTCGCTCGGGCCGCGCGTCCTCATCGCCGACGGCGATCTCCCCGCCACCGGCCTCATCCAGCCGGGCAGCCGCGTCCGCCACCGCACCCTGCTGCGCCTTCCGGCGGGCGAGGAGGCGGACGGGCTCCGCGAGCGCGTGGCACAGCTCCTGCCCGACCCCGGGCTCCGCATCACGACCTTCAGGCAGGCACAACCCGGGCTGCGTCGCTTCTGGGATCAGCTCACGCTCTATCTGGGGCTCACGGGACTCGTGGCACTCCTGGTGGGCGGCATCGGCGTGGGATCGAGCGTCAGCGCCTTCATCCGCGAGCGGCTCCGGACCATCGCCATTCTCAAGTGTCTGGGCGCCGGCTGGCGTCAGGTGCTCGCGATCTACCTCGCGCAGACGGTGACGCTGGGGCTGGCCGGCGGCATGCTCGGGGCGGCCATGGGCACAGCGCTCCAGCCGCTGCTGATCCCGTTCCTCTCGACCCTCCTGCCCTTCGAGGTGGAGCCGGTGTTCTCCCCGGGGGCGATCCTCCGCGGGATCGCGCTCGGGCTGGGCGTCACGCTCCTCTGCTCGCTCTGGCCGCTGCTCGAGATCCGGCGCGTGCCCCCGGCGCTGATCCTGAGGCGCGAGATCGAAGGCGCCCTGCCCGGCCGGCGTCCCTGGGGCGCCGCGCTCCCCATCGCGGCGGGGCTGGCGGCGCTGGCGCTCTGGCAGGCGGGGTCCTGGAAGGTCGGCGGTCTCTTCGTCGGCGGGGTTGCCGCGGGGCTCGGCCTCCTCCTCCTGGCCGGGCGGGTCGCCATCGTGGTGTCCCGGCGGCTGCCGCGCCGCGGACCGCTGGTCTGGCGCCAGGGTGTGGCGGCGCTCCATCGCCCGGGCGGCCACACGCCAGCCGTCCTCGTCACGCTGGGGCTGGCCGTGATGCTCATCGTCTCGGTGGTGCTCCTCGAGCGGAGCCTTCGCAGCGAGATCGCGGGGCGCAGCCCCGAGCGAGCGCCGGCCTTCTTCTTCGTGGACGTGCAGCCCGATCAGGCTGAGCGCTTCGCGCGCCTCGTCGCCGAGACCAGTGGCGAGGCGCCTCCCGAGCTGATCCCGGTGGTGCGCTCGCGACTGGCGGCGATCAAGGGAGTGCCCGTGGCGCCCGAGGCGGGGCGGCGAGAGGAACAGTGGTACCTCACCCGCGAGTACGTGCTGACCTGGGCGGCGGCGGCGCCGGGGCGCGACACCGTCGTGACCGGGCGCTGGTGGACGCCCGAGGAGGCGGCCCGCGAGCCGCTCTGCTCGGTCGAGGAGGAGATCGCGCGCACGCTGGGCGTCGCCCTCGGCGACACGCTGGCCTTCGACATCCAGGGCGTGACCGTGTCGGCCCGCGTCGCAAGCCTCAGGAAGGTCGACTGGCGGAGCCTCGGCGCCAACTTCTTCGTGATCTTCTCCCAGGGAGCGCTCGACGGCGCGCCCAGCATCTACCTCGCCACGGCGCGTGTGCGCCCCGAGCGGGAGGCGGCCGTGCAGTCAGCCGTGGTCACCGCCTTCCCCAACGTCACCGCCATCCCGGTCCGCGAGGTCCTCGAGCGCGTGGCGGCGATTCTCGAGCAGATCACGCTGGCCATCCGCCTGGTGGCGGCCTTCACCGTCGTGGCGGGGCTGGTGGTGCTGGCGGGAGCGCTGGCCATGACACGCCACCAGCGGCTCTACGAGTCGGTGATCTTCAAGGCCGTGGGCGCCACGCGAGGCCTCCTGGCCCGGGCCTTCGCCGTGGAGTACGCGCTCCTGGGCGGGGCGGCGGGGCTCGCCGGGACAGGGCTGGCCAGCGTGCTGGCGTGGGTCGTCGAGCGTTTCTTCCTCGAGGTGCCGTGGCGATGGCAGCCCGCGACGCTCCTGCTGGGAGTGGCGGGCCCCGCTGTCCTCGCCCTCGCTGTGGGCTTCCTCGCCAGCTTCCGCCTCCTCGGTCATCCGCCCCTCGGCGTCCTCCGCCAGGAGTGA
- a CDS encoding RluA family pseudouridine synthase codes for MPADGSTLLDRLRALFPEASTTSLHQWLRDGRVRVNGAVKRDGRAAVGARDRVGLGATASRMPFPAALRLVHEDADLLVIDKPPGLLTIATDRERERTAYRMLWSYLGAGRPPQRPFIVHRLDRETSGLLVVAKTPAAKRILQEQFEARSVERVYVALVEGRVREDHGTLVAQLAQDRGLRVRAARDGKEAITHYRVLERDAAVTLLELTLGTGRRQQIRVQLAGLGHPIVGDARHGSARSPIGRLCLHATRLGFVHPRSGAAMRFESPAPAAFSRVGRAL; via the coding sequence ATGCCCGCCGACGGGTCCACGCTGCTGGACAGGCTCCGCGCACTCTTCCCCGAGGCCTCGACGACCAGTCTGCACCAGTGGCTCCGCGACGGGCGCGTGCGCGTCAACGGGGCCGTGAAGCGCGACGGGCGCGCGGCGGTGGGCGCTCGGGACAGGGTCGGCCTCGGCGCGACGGCCTCCCGCATGCCCTTCCCCGCCGCGCTCCGCCTCGTGCACGAGGACGCCGATCTCCTCGTGATCGACAAGCCGCCGGGCCTCCTCACGATCGCCACCGATCGGGAGCGGGAGCGCACGGCCTACCGGATGCTCTGGAGCTATCTCGGCGCCGGGCGCCCGCCGCAGCGCCCCTTCATCGTCCATCGCCTCGACCGCGAGACCTCGGGGCTCCTGGTCGTGGCCAAGACCCCGGCCGCCAAGCGCATCCTGCAGGAGCAGTTCGAGGCCCGCTCGGTGGAGCGCGTCTACGTCGCCCTCGTGGAGGGCCGGGTGCGCGAGGATCACGGGACGCTCGTCGCGCAACTTGCCCAGGACCGCGGGCTGCGCGTGCGCGCCGCCCGCGACGGCAAGGAGGCCATCACCCATTACCGCGTGCTGGAGCGGGACGCGGCCGTGACGCTGCTCGAGCTGACCCTGGGCACCGGGCGGCGGCAGCAGATCCGGGTCCAGCTCGCCGGCCTGGGCCACCCCATCGTGGGGGATGCGCGTCACGGCAGCGCGCGGAGCCCCATCGGCAGGCTCTGCCTTCACGCCACGCGGCTCGGCTTCGTCCACCCGCGGAGCGGCGCCGCCATGCGCTTCGAGAGCCCCGCGCCGGCCGCCTTCTCCCGCGTCGGCCGCGCGCTATAA
- a CDS encoding glucose 1-dehydrogenase gives MAASPFSLEGRIAIVTGGGLGIGRSISLEFARAGADVVVASRKLEHLEAVVAEIKALGRRSFAMAVDVRQEDGVKALVERTARELGRLDVMVNNAGASFRAKPEEISPNGWNAVIGINLNGVFFGCKWAGRQMMSQGRGVIINIASIAGVYGSTMMPHYGAAKAAVINFTRSLGMAWGRQGIRVNSVAPGPVETEGYLDVLHKTNPDAKRTYDAVANRVGMGRWGRVEEIAYPCIFLASDASSFMTGETIIVDGGPAPHLGEG, from the coding sequence ATGGCCGCATCGCCGTTCTCGCTGGAAGGCAGGATCGCCATCGTCACCGGGGGGGGCCTGGGCATCGGCCGCTCGATCTCCCTGGAGTTCGCCCGCGCCGGCGCCGACGTCGTCGTGGCGAGCCGCAAGCTCGAACACCTGGAAGCCGTGGTCGCCGAGATCAAGGCGCTGGGCCGCCGCTCCTTCGCCATGGCGGTGGACGTGCGCCAGGAGGACGGCGTGAAAGCGCTCGTGGAGCGCACGGCCCGGGAGCTCGGGCGGCTGGATGTCATGGTGAACAACGCCGGCGCCTCCTTCCGCGCCAAGCCCGAGGAGATCTCGCCCAATGGCTGGAACGCCGTGATCGGGATCAATCTCAACGGCGTCTTCTTCGGCTGCAAGTGGGCGGGGCGGCAGATGATGAGCCAGGGCCGCGGCGTCATCATCAACATCGCCTCAATCGCCGGCGTCTACGGCTCGACGATGATGCCGCATTACGGCGCCGCCAAGGCCGCCGTCATCAACTTCACCCGCAGCCTCGGCATGGCCTGGGGACGCCAGGGCATCCGCGTCAACTCCGTCGCCCCCGGCCCCGTCGAGACCGAGGGCTACCTCGACGTCCTCCACAAGACCAACCCGGACGCGAAGAGGACCTACGACGCCGTGGCCAACCGCGTGGGCATGGGCCGCTGGGGGCGCGTGGAGGAGATCGCCTACCCGTGCATCTTCCTCGCCTCCGACGCCTCCTCGTTCATGACAGGGGAGACCATCATCGTGGATGGCGGCCCGGCCCCGCACCTCGGCGAGGGGTAG
- a CDS encoding CoA synthetase produces MVADYTPAELMAAAIARLLRDGETIAVGSVSPIPASASLLAKATHAPRARLILLGSPEHFPFNGGMQEFYNFAMRGCIDVFFGSGAQIDGTGAFNLCLIGDPARPTVRLPGGRAQGVLPFVIPRTILFRTDHSRRVFVPRVDFVTAPGSSPPSVYRRGGVSEVVSDLAVLTFHPERKRLELTSVHPGATLEDVEARTGFPLHPPRPTPVTPPPTPHQLALLRGPVREQLAAIYPEFVRQQPAPAGVGAPPRGTR; encoded by the coding sequence GTGGTGGCCGACTACACCCCGGCCGAGCTGATGGCCGCCGCCATCGCCCGCCTCCTCCGCGACGGGGAGACCATCGCCGTGGGCTCGGTGTCCCCGATCCCCGCCAGCGCCTCTCTTCTCGCAAAGGCGACCCATGCCCCGCGGGCCCGCCTCATCCTGCTCGGCAGCCCGGAGCATTTCCCGTTCAACGGCGGGATGCAGGAGTTCTACAACTTCGCCATGCGGGGGTGCATCGACGTCTTCTTCGGCAGCGGCGCCCAGATCGACGGGACTGGGGCCTTCAACCTCTGCCTGATCGGCGATCCGGCCCGGCCCACGGTGCGGCTTCCCGGCGGGCGGGCCCAGGGCGTGCTCCCCTTCGTCATCCCCCGCACCATCCTCTTCCGCACCGACCACAGCCGCCGCGTCTTCGTGCCGCGGGTGGACTTCGTGACGGCGCCGGGCTCCTCGCCGCCGAGTGTCTATCGCCGCGGCGGGGTGAGCGAGGTGGTGAGCGATCTCGCCGTGCTGACCTTCCACCCGGAGCGGAAGCGGCTCGAGCTGACGAGCGTGCACCCGGGCGCGACGCTCGAGGACGTCGAGGCCCGCACGGGCTTCCCGCTCCACCCGCCGCGGCCGACGCCGGTCACCCCGCCGCCGACCCCGCACCAGCTCGCGCTCCTGCGCGGCCCCGTGCGCGAGCAGCTGGCGGCCATCTACCCCGAGTTTGTCAGACAGCAGCCGGCGCCGGCCGGGGTAGGGGCCCCTCCCCGCGGAACACGCTGA
- a CDS encoding DUF86 domain-containing protein, with translation MVDPDLILRKLADLDQYLVQVSEYRGITVEEYRRDWKIQRIVERTLQMAIEVCVDVASHIIADRGLRVPATYAEAFEILGEAGLLDAALTAQMVRMAGFRNVLVHEYARVDAEIVVGILAGRLGDLARFRATALAWQ, from the coding sequence GTGGTTGACCCGGATCTGATCCTCCGCAAGCTCGCCGACCTCGATCAGTACCTGGTGCAGGTCTCGGAGTACCGGGGGATCACCGTCGAGGAGTACCGCCGGGACTGGAAGATCCAGCGCATCGTCGAGCGCACCCTCCAGATGGCCATCGAGGTGTGCGTGGACGTGGCGAGTCACATCATCGCCGACCGCGGTCTCCGCGTTCCGGCCACCTACGCCGAAGCCTTCGAGATCCTGGGCGAGGCCGGTCTGCTCGATGCCGCACTGACAGCGCAGATGGTTCGCATGGCCGGGTTCCGCAACGTCCTCGTCCACGAGTATGCACGCGTGGACGCGGAGATCGTCGTCGGGATCCTCGCGGGGCGCCTGGGCGACCTGGCGCGGTTCAGGGCCACCGCCCTCGCCTGGCAATAG
- a CDS encoding nucleotidyltransferase domain-containing protein produces MIRAKPLPADIQSRLHTLGRTLEACPAVVFAYLFGSAATRTLRPLSDVDVAVYVDESADPADARLEILQLLTRHLGTDEVDLVVLDMAPTALAGRILGTRRVILDRDPFRRHRFESQVLRQFMDFRVLEHRLLSRRFARG; encoded by the coding sequence ATGATTCGCGCGAAGCCCCTCCCGGCGGACATCCAGTCGCGGCTCCACACACTGGGTCGGACGCTGGAGGCCTGCCCGGCCGTCGTCTTTGCGTACCTCTTCGGGAGCGCCGCGACACGCACGCTCCGCCCCCTCAGCGACGTGGACGTGGCCGTCTATGTCGATGAGTCAGCGGATCCGGCGGACGCCCGGCTGGAGATCCTCCAGCTGCTCACCAGGCACCTCGGCACCGACGAGGTGGACCTGGTGGTCCTCGACATGGCGCCCACGGCCCTGGCAGGGCGGATCCTCGGCACGCGTCGGGTCATCCTGGATCGGGACCCCTTCCGCCGTCACCGCTTCGAGTCGCAAGTACTCCGGCAGTTCATGGACTTCAGGGTCCTGGAGCACCGGCTCCTGTCGCGGCGGTTCGCTCGTGGTTGA
- a CDS encoding ATP-grasp domain-containing protein, protein MIPEPARTSRPARSRRRPRPGDGRKRLLLLIPTSTYRTEDFVAAASQLGVDLVIASERPSVMSGEFPDHLLTLPFHDPEAAARQVEALARERPIHAVVPVDDVTTVVGAVIAERLGLPAANPVAAVSATRNKLRMRAMLARAGVPGPDHIAFAATEDPAAAARRVPYPCVLKPLMLSASRGVIRADDEAEFVRAFRRIAAILADPEVQALGEGADRILVERFIPGVEVALEGLLNHGELNTLALFDKPDPLDGPFFEETIYVTPSRLPAATQRAIQVCAARAATALGLQDGPVHAELRLNTEGPWMLEIAARSIGGLCSRTLRFGTGWSLEEIILRHALGLPIETLEREGRAAAVMMIPIPRAGILEAVEGVDAARAVPLVEDVTISAHAGQELVPLPEGHRYLGFIFSRADTPAEAEAALRQAHACLRFVIR, encoded by the coding sequence ATGATCCCGGAGCCAGCCCGCACCTCTCGTCCCGCGCGTAGCCGCCGCCGCCCACGGCCCGGCGACGGGCGCAAGCGCCTCCTCCTGCTGATCCCCACCAGCACCTACCGCACCGAGGACTTCGTCGCGGCGGCCAGCCAGCTCGGGGTGGATCTCGTCATCGCCTCGGAGCGGCCCAGCGTCATGTCGGGCGAGTTCCCGGACCACCTGCTCACGCTTCCCTTCCACGACCCCGAGGCCGCCGCCCGGCAGGTCGAGGCGCTGGCCCGCGAGCGCCCGATTCATGCCGTGGTGCCCGTGGACGACGTCACGACGGTGGTAGGCGCGGTCATCGCCGAGCGACTGGGTCTCCCTGCGGCGAATCCCGTGGCGGCCGTCAGCGCGACGCGGAACAAGCTCCGCATGCGCGCGATGCTGGCGCGGGCCGGGGTGCCGGGACCGGACCACATCGCCTTCGCGGCGACCGAGGACCCGGCGGCCGCCGCGCGGCGCGTGCCGTACCCCTGCGTGCTCAAACCGCTCATGTTGTCGGCGAGCCGGGGGGTGATCCGCGCCGACGACGAGGCGGAGTTCGTTCGGGCCTTCCGGCGCATCGCGGCCATCCTGGCGGACCCGGAGGTGCAGGCCCTCGGCGAGGGCGCCGACCGCATCCTGGTGGAGCGCTTCATCCCGGGCGTCGAGGTGGCGCTGGAGGGGCTCCTCAATCACGGCGAGCTCAACACGCTGGCGCTCTTCGACAAGCCGGACCCGCTGGACGGCCCGTTCTTCGAGGAGACCATCTACGTGACACCCTCCCGGCTCCCGGCTGCGACGCAGCGGGCCATCCAGGTCTGCGCCGCCCGCGCCGCAACGGCGCTGGGGCTCCAGGATGGCCCCGTGCACGCCGAGCTGCGCCTGAACACCGAGGGGCCGTGGATGCTCGAGATCGCCGCCCGCTCCATCGGCGGGCTCTGCTCGCGCACGCTACGCTTCGGCACGGGGTGGAGCCTCGAGGAGATCATCCTGCGGCATGCGCTGGGGCTGCCCATCGAGACGCTCGAGCGCGAGGGCCGCGCGGCGGCGGTGATGATGATTCCCATCCCGAGGGCCGGCATCCTCGAGGCTGTGGAAGGGGTCGACGCCGCCCGCGCCGTGCCGCTGGTGGAGGACGTGACGATCAGCGCGCATGCGGGGCAGGAGCTTGTGCCGCTCCCCGAGGGGCACCGCTATCTCGGCTTCATCTTCTCCCGCGCCGACACGCCGGCCGAGGCCGAGGCCGCGCTCCGCCAGGCCCACGCCTGCCTCCGCTTCGTCATCCGCTAG
- a CDS encoding TIGR03560 family F420-dependent LLM class oxidoreductase — MRIGIMIEGQEGLTWERWFRLAQAAEDLGYESLCRSDHLTGLAGQSRRPSLETWTSIAALATRTRRIRFGPLVSPLTFYHPALLAKMAASVDALSGGRVDLGIGAGWNAYEHAMFGLPFPPLKERLDRLECGARLIRALGVGQPVTLEQPYFPLLRAESHPLPRHGRLRLVIGGRGERRTLRIVAEFADEWNVTRVDVGGFRQKRQVLAEHCRAVGRDPETITRSLMVPLALGADPADVAQRIGAARAIFPVLPEDEEGWRAAGFLAGSPEAVAQDLRWWAEAGMERVLLQLLDQEDIAALELFARAVMPALA, encoded by the coding sequence ATGCGCATCGGCATCATGATCGAGGGACAGGAGGGGCTCACCTGGGAGCGCTGGTTCAGGCTCGCGCAGGCCGCCGAGGATCTCGGCTACGAGTCCCTGTGCCGCTCCGACCACCTGACGGGGCTCGCCGGCCAGTCGCGGCGGCCGTCACTCGAGACGTGGACCTCGATCGCGGCGCTGGCGACCCGCACGCGGCGCATCCGCTTCGGCCCCCTCGTCTCCCCCCTCACCTTCTACCATCCGGCGCTGCTCGCCAAGATGGCGGCGTCCGTGGACGCGCTGTCGGGCGGCCGGGTCGACCTCGGCATCGGCGCCGGCTGGAACGCGTACGAGCACGCGATGTTCGGGCTGCCGTTCCCCCCTCTCAAGGAGCGCCTCGATCGCCTCGAGTGCGGCGCCCGGCTCATCCGGGCTCTCGGCGTGGGCCAGCCCGTCACGCTCGAGCAGCCCTATTTCCCGCTCCTCAGGGCCGAGAGCCACCCCCTGCCGCGCCACGGTCGGCTACGGCTGGTGATCGGCGGGCGGGGCGAGCGCCGAACCCTGCGGATCGTGGCGGAGTTCGCCGACGAGTGGAATGTGACGCGCGTGGACGTGGGGGGCTTCCGCCAGAAGCGCCAGGTGCTGGCCGAGCACTGCCGGGCCGTCGGCCGCGATCCCGAGACCATCACTCGCTCGCTGATGGTCCCCCTGGCCCTCGGCGCCGACCCGGCCGACGTGGCGCAGCGGATCGGCGCCGCCCGGGCCATCTTCCCCGTCCTGCCCGAGGACGAGGAGGGCTGGCGCGCGGCGGGCTTCCTGGCCGGCTCCCCGGAGGCCGTCGCGCAGGATCTCCGGTGGTGGGCCGAGGCCGGAATGGAGCGGGTCCTCCTCCAGCTCCTGGATCAGGAGGACATCGCGGCGCTGGAGCTCTTCGCGCGGGCCGTGATGCCCGCCCTCGCCTGA
- a CDS encoding TerC family protein, giving the protein MAAMPAGDAIVALVTLTAMEIVLGIDNVVFIAILTGRLPTGQQALARRLGLALALVIRIGLLFAISWMMGLTAPFVSVLGHPVSGRDLILLGGGLFLIGKATWEVYDKLEAEHVETASAGQRTALLWVLAQILLLDIVFSLDSVITAVGMASQVSIMVVAMVLAMLVMLVSAGPIGGFVERHPSVKILALAFLLLIGVMLVAEGMGTHVEKGYLYFAMAFSLFVELLNLRYRAKRRPLPLHHRFE; this is encoded by the coding sequence ATGGCTGCCATGCCTGCAGGGGATGCGATCGTCGCGCTGGTCACCCTCACCGCCATGGAGATCGTGCTCGGCATCGACAACGTCGTCTTCATCGCCATCCTGACGGGACGGCTGCCGACGGGCCAGCAGGCCCTGGCCCGTCGGCTCGGCCTCGCGCTGGCGCTGGTGATCCGGATCGGTCTCCTCTTCGCCATCTCGTGGATGATGGGCCTGACGGCCCCCTTCGTCTCCGTCCTCGGCCATCCCGTATCGGGGCGCGACCTGATCCTCCTGGGGGGCGGCCTCTTCCTGATCGGGAAGGCCACCTGGGAGGTCTACGACAAGCTGGAGGCCGAGCACGTCGAGACCGCGTCGGCCGGGCAGCGGACAGCCTTGCTGTGGGTCCTCGCGCAGATCCTCCTCCTCGACATCGTCTTCTCGCTCGATTCGGTGATCACGGCGGTGGGCATGGCCAGCCAGGTCTCCATCATGGTGGTCGCCATGGTCCTCGCCATGCTGGTGATGCTCGTCTCCGCCGGCCCCATCGGCGGCTTCGTCGAGCGCCACCCGAGCGTGAAGATCCTGGCGCTGGCCTTCCTCCTGCTCATCGGCGTGATGCTGGTGGCCGAGGGGATGGGTACCCACGTGGAGAAGGGCTACCTCTACTTCGCCATGGCCTTCTCGCTCTTCGTGGAGCTGCTGAACCTGCGCTACCGCGCCAAGCGCCGGCCGCTGCCCCTCCACCACCGCTTCGAGTAG
- a CDS encoding HAD-IIA family hydrolase: protein MTMSRRELRALRGFVFDLDGCVWTGDILVPGAAEVLALLRAQGRAVSFLTNNSRARSATMHAKLARLGVEAAVEDVLTPLEILGQVIAARWGASRVLAIGGPELEAAVRDGGHTLVPMDRYGEATVVVVGNDFAFSFERLTAAARAIAGGAAFVTANLDPRLPLEGGDFLPGCGAVAESVAAAAGARPVVIGKPEPPLFELALQRMRVRAEEAAMVGDSVDSDIRGARRVGMTAILFAPDGGLDGVAHFVVKSMAQLRRLLS from the coding sequence GTGACCATGTCGCGCCGGGAGCTGCGCGCGCTGCGCGGCTTCGTCTTCGATCTGGACGGCTGTGTGTGGACGGGCGACATCCTCGTGCCGGGAGCGGCCGAGGTGCTGGCCCTCCTGAGAGCGCAGGGGCGGGCGGTGTCCTTCCTCACCAACAACTCGCGGGCGCGGTCAGCCACCATGCACGCCAAGCTCGCGCGCCTGGGCGTCGAGGCCGCGGTGGAAGACGTCCTCACGCCGCTCGAGATCCTCGGCCAGGTGATCGCCGCGCGCTGGGGGGCGTCGCGGGTGCTCGCCATCGGGGGCCCCGAGCTCGAGGCGGCGGTGCGGGACGGCGGCCACACGCTGGTGCCCATGGACCGCTACGGCGAGGCCACGGTGGTCGTGGTGGGCAACGACTTCGCGTTCAGCTTCGAGCGGCTGACGGCCGCCGCTCGCGCGATCGCGGGCGGCGCGGCCTTCGTCACGGCGAACCTCGACCCGCGGCTGCCGCTCGAGGGCGGCGACTTCCTCCCCGGCTGCGGGGCGGTGGCGGAATCGGTGGCGGCGGCGGCGGGCGCCCGCCCCGTCGTGATCGGCAAGCCCGAGCCGCCGCTCTTCGAGCTGGCGCTTCAGCGTATGAGGGTGCGCGCCGAGGAGGCCGCCATGGTGGGGGACAGCGTGGACTCCGACATCCGCGGCGCCCGCCGCGTGGGGATGACGGCCATCCTCTTCGCCCCCGACGGCGGTCTCGACGGCGTCGCGCACTTCGTCGTGAAGTCCATGGCCCAGCTCCGCCGCCTCCTCTCGTAG